Part of the Cryptococcus neoformans var. grubii H99 chromosome 2, complete sequence genome is shown below.
TGTACACATATTTATTTTGACACGGCAATTATTTGGCCATTGCCGCGCGGATTCTGGCCTTTAATTTACGGTCTATTTTTTGAGTCCCTTCGTCTGACAGGGAAAGATTGCAACTACCGCAACTCTCTTTACGTAGCGGGTGTCCCTTTGTGCCTCCCACTCCCTTCCCGGTCCGGGCTAATCGAGCACCATGGGGAACTACATGCGACATGGAGATCAGGCAGGAGACACACAGCAAGCGAAAGATGCACATGAACTGAGGGCTATTGCATATTGAAAAGCgggggatgggaggaagagcaaggagagGAACGAAACAACGAAGGGCTGCTGAGAACACCAGGAAAGCCATCATAGGCGCATTCAAAAGCGTTTTTTCTTCGGCTATTCTAAGGCGTTTCCTCGATCAAAATCCTGACTCTTGACCAAATCCGATGAAGAATTCCCAGTCAAGCGAATGGAAATGCAAGATCCATTTAGCAATACTACGCTACGTAGCCGCCTGCTGCTAAGCATAACTAAGGCTGGCTCGCTTCGTGCGTAGTTCAGAATTGAACCATTCTACAGCAGCAAGGTACGATAATGGGCAGTGACTTCTCAGGAATGACCGTTTCTGATCCCATTTCATTGCTAGCCgaggatggatgatgaccTCGAAGAAAGCAACGTTCGACGAGCATCTCGATTTTCTATTATCCGCGTCAACCAATACCTGCGAGTCAGTACCCAACAGGCATATCTAACTTGTATCATGCCCGACCGTCGTCACATATGTGCATGTGGGTGGCTCGTGGATGATTGTTGATACCGAACGCGGAGTCGACCATCTCATGGCAAGAGACCAGTCAGAGTACTGACTGTTCTTTATGAAACGTTATCAATTCCAAAAATTTCTTGACCCGACACTCTTCCCCACTTTCTGGCCTCTCCCCCAAGACTTTCGAATACCTCCCACATCACTCTCACACTACTCAGTAATCCATGTCCCTCGTTTTCCACAGCTTCCAGCTCAACATCATTCATGCACCTTTCCAACCACCTCATACTCCTTTCCGATATCCTGTCATCTTCTCTACCCCACCAAATCTTGACCGGATGTGTTATTTGGGCGTAATCTACAATGTTTTGATTGCTGACATTGTTCTTGTCGAGAATGATAGAGAGCAAGTCTGATGTCGTTCCAGGCTCGCACTCTGCATGCGATGCCTGCATGAGGGCGAGCATAAAAGACGATCCCTTTGGAGCTTTAGGTCGATCTGGCTCGGAAGGTGTCGGGGAAGGTGAAGTAGTGGGGCGAAACGAAGAGTAAGAGGGATTGAACTTGATTGAAGATGGGGGTGGCATAGTCATCGGCATGGCATCAAAACCTTCACCTAAACCAAAATCGAGCTCGTCATCAAAATCAGGATCAGAATCGttgccttcttctggtAACGGGGAAGGCTGCAATGAGCGGAGTAATGGAGAAGCACGAGCAGGGTTGGTATTAATGGGGGATGTAGAGAGGATATTTTTAGTATGGGTGCGCAGGTTTTCGAGGGGACGGATATTCTTTGAGGGCCGGTGTCTCATGGGATCATCCTGCCCTGGGAGGATATCCATTGATCGAGGTCCAAAAGTCTTGGACACTAACCTGACCAGGCTCGCTCCCTTGATAGATGTCGCTCTACCAACCTTTCCTCTTGATATTGACCCTTCATCACCCTCGTGCACAGGGGCGTATGCTCGCTTGGAATTTGAGGACGGAGTATAGTTATGAGATATTGTGGCATGTGCATCATGTTCGATAGGTTTGTATATGAGTGGTGGGGGTTTCCCAAGAAGGTAAGATTGGAGTTTCCATTCGGCAGCCGTGGCTGATTTGATCACACCTCTGGGAACCCATTTGAGCCATTTGTATCCTGTGATGATCCATCAGCCTCAACACGTTTGATTTCAAATATTGAGATGATTGCTCACCCCTATCAATATCAGCATTCACCCACGGTGCCAACAAATGAACCTTTCCTCTCACTCTCTcgctcatctccatcacAGTAGCCAGGGCATACGGTGCCCCTGCACTATGAGCGACCACCTGTACTTTGTCCAactccatctcatccaaaACCTTTCCCACTATTTTTGCCCACTCATTTACATCCCTCTTGTCTTGTGGCACCTGATCAGTTTTGCCTAGGCCCCAGCGGTCAATGCAGATAAGACGAAGGTTAAATGCCCGGGCAATGTCATCAAATAGAGCGATGAGGTAACGCACGCACCCAAGTCcgagaaaaaagaggacaGGGTGACCTTTAGGGTGCCCAGCTTCAGCATAGGATACACGTAATGCACTCTCTGGTGAATTTCGCGGGATGATGACGGTTCGATTGAGGTGAGGTGTACGAAGATACCTTGCGTGTTCATGTTTTTCACATTCATTAATGTCAGCATTAAAAGAACTTTGTGTGACAGGGAAGCTTAAACGCTTGGATGCACGAGAGGAAGGACGACGGTGTTTAGGATGTTTAGTATCAGACGCTTGAGATCGTAGGGATGTCACAGAGTCACGATCAACTCCTTGATCTAGAAGGGTTTGACCCATGCGGACGCCTCTAAGGAAGCTATCACCGCTGAGTCCTAGATTGCTAGAGTTGGCTGTAGCAGCGGTCATCGATCGGGCCACGTTTCGGATagctggagaaggacaagaagggaGTAAAAGTTGCTGCCGATCCATAGAAAGCTTATTTCGTGGGAAGGAATTGTGTCCCTTAGGttgagatggatgagggCGTGATGTAGGGATGGCCGGGGACAATGGGGGTAAATCTCGCGATGCGAGTCCCTTATTTAATTCTACTAATGCAGGTGGATCGCTTTCCATCGATTCACGACCCAATACCATCCTGTCTGGTTTCCGGATTGGGGAAACACAGATAGCTTTAGGCCTTGATGGACTAGTTTTGGTAATCTTTCTAGGCGGCGTACCCATCTCCTGTCTCGCCCTTTCTTTGACAATATTTTCAGCATCGTCTACAGCTCCTTTGTATCTACTGATAATGTCGGCAATTGAAAGTATTGATGTCTTCGGTTCATTTTGTAGATGGGATGTTTGATGTGGTATTACGGATGTTTCGATCCATGTGATCATCGCCGGCTGGTGAAGATCTTCATAAGGcgatggggaaggagaggggaAAGTAATCGTAGGGCTCGACGGTGCAGAACGGCCTTTAGATCGCtgtttctcctttctccgGGGAGACTCCATGAAGCACATACTAGAGTACTTCGAGTGTCCAGCCGGATCTGATCTTGCTGCTCCTTGGCTTTCACTACTTTTTGCCTCATCATGTTCGTCGTCCGATTCCATTACATATTTCCGTCGTTCGTTGGCAGAAATGATACTTGCTGTGGTAGGTAACGAAGACACTTGTTTTTGTTTTAGGTTTAGTTCTTCAACAAGAGAATCCATGACTTCTGTTGAGACAGCCCCTATAAGTGGTCAGTTAGCTGTAGTAGCCTGCACAGTGTCGGCGTCTTACAAAAAGGTTGCACATGCAGTGCGTTTGCACTCAGACGTTCATCTTCACACAGGTTCTCCACTCCCTCTTTGCTCTGCTTTTGCTCGACATCTTGCACCCAATTTCCTGCTTTCTCTATatctctcatcttccggGCCAAAAGGTATTTCGTATGACTTGTTTCGTCATTTTTGTTCTTTACAAAGATAGCTGGTAGACTCCTGCCAGATCTTTTGGCGAAGTGCGATTTGGCTGTGGATGATTCTGAGATGCGCTGCGTGAGTATTTAAAAGTAATTTCGAGAATTGTGGTCGAGAATTGTCATAGCGATTCCCAGATTTAGACATGGTCTGCGTGACATGTGGCAACCTTTGCCAGATGTGATGATCGCGGTGGTCCGTGCGTGTGACTTGGGGAGCGTGAAGAAGTGGCACTGCTATGAGGCAGTAGTCAAGAAGCAGGATGTGTGGCGAAGAAGTGGAT
Proteins encoded:
- a CDS encoding hydrolase gives rise to the protein MRDIEKAGNWVQDVEQKQSKEGVENLCEDERLSANALHVQPFWAVSTEVMDSLVEELNLKQKQVSSLPTTASIISANERRKYVMESDDEHDEAKSSESQGAARSDPAGHSKYSSMCFMESPRRKEKQRSKGRSAPSSPTITFPSPSPSPYEDLHQPAMITWIETSVIPHQTSHLQNEPKTSILSIADIISRYKGAVDDAENIVKERARQEMGTPPRKITKTSPSRPKAICVSPIRKPDRMVLGRESMESDPPALVELNKGLASRDLPPLSPAIPTSRPHPSQPKGHNSFPRNKLSMDRQQLLLPSCPSPAIRNVARSMTAATANSSNLGLSGDSFLRGVRMGQTLLDQGVDRDSVTSLRSQASDTKHPKHRRPSSRASKRLSFPVTQSSFNADINECEKHEHARYLRTPHLNRTVIIPRNSPESALRVSYAEAGHPKGHPVLFFLGLGCVRYLIALFDDIARAFNLRLICIDRWGLGKTDQVPQDKRDVNEWAKIVGKVLDEMELDKVQVVAHSAGAPYALATVMEMSERVRGKVHLLAPWVNADIDRGYKWLKWVPRGVIKSATAAEWKLQSYLLGKPPPLIYKPIEHDAHATISHNYTPSSNSKRAYAPVHEGDEGSISRGKVGRATSIKGASLVRLVSKTFGPRSMDILPGQDDPMRHRPSKNIRPLENLRTHTKNILSTSPINTNPARASPLLRSLQPSPLPEEGNDSDPDFDDELDFGLGEGFDAMPMTMPPPSSIKFNPSYSSFRPTTSPSPTPSEPDRPKAPKGSSFMLALMQASHAECEPGTTSDLLSIILDKNNVSNQNIVDYAQITHPVKIWWGREDDRISERSMRWLERCMNDVELEAVENEGHGLLSSVRVMWEVFESLGGEARKWGRVSGQEIFGIDNVS